The Aminithiophilus ramosus genome contains a region encoding:
- a CDS encoding TAXI family TRAP transporter solute-binding subunit — translation MKKFTLLFAVALLALSAFAGSASAKTFLSIATGGTAGTYYPIGGGIADVVTRNAEDLQVTAETGNASAANLNLIGTHQIEIALVQNDVAFWAWKGENMFTAPFANVRAIASLYPEHVHLITLKKTGIKNFMDIKGKRVSVGAPGSGVEADVRSIFQVAGLKYEDMSTDFLDFNNTTSRFKDGQLDAGFVVAGYPVASIMDLATMHDIDLVSFDEEFLQKLEAQFPFFASDVIPAGTYKGIDSDVITPAVMAMVVCDGDLPEEVIYTFTKTLWEHIDELYKVHNKAQLITLDTALVGISVPVHPGAAKYYAEKGMAVPEVK, via the coding sequence ATGAAAAAGTTCACGCTTCTCTTCGCCGTCGCCCTTCTGGCCCTGTCGGCCTTTGCCGGCTCGGCCTCGGCCAAGACCTTCCTCTCCATCGCCACGGGCGGCACTGCCGGCACCTACTACCCCATCGGCGGGGGCATCGCCGACGTCGTCACCCGCAACGCCGAAGATCTTCAGGTCACGGCCGAGACGGGCAACGCCTCGGCGGCCAACCTGAACCTCATCGGCACCCACCAGATCGAGATCGCCCTCGTCCAGAACGACGTCGCCTTCTGGGCCTGGAAGGGAGAGAACATGTTCACCGCTCCCTTCGCCAACGTTCGGGCCATCGCCTCCCTTTACCCCGAGCACGTCCACCTCATCACCCTCAAGAAGACGGGCATCAAGAACTTCATGGACATCAAGGGCAAGCGCGTCTCCGTCGGCGCCCCCGGCTCGGGAGTCGAAGCCGACGTCCGCAGCATCTTCCAGGTCGCCGGCCTGAAGTACGAGGACATGTCCACGGACTTCCTCGACTTCAACAACACGACGTCCCGCTTCAAGGACGGCCAGCTCGACGCCGGATTCGTCGTCGCCGGCTATCCCGTGGCCTCCATCATGGACCTGGCCACGATGCACGACATCGACCTCGTCTCCTTCGACGAGGAGTTCCTCCAGAAGCTCGAGGCCCAGTTCCCCTTCTTCGCCTCTGACGTCATCCCCGCCGGCACCTACAAGGGCATCGACAGCGACGTCATCACTCCCGCCGTCATGGCCATGGTCGTCTGCGACGGAGACCTCCCTGAAGAGGTCATCTACACTTTCACCAAGACGCTCTGGGAGCACATCGACGAGCTCTACAAGGTCCACAACAAGGCCCAGCTCATCACCCTCGACACGGCTCTCGTGGGCATTTCCGTTCCCGTCCACCCCGGCGCCGCAAAGTATTACGCCGAGAAGGGCATGGCCGTACCCGAAGTGAAGTAA
- a CDS encoding cold-shock protein: protein MSLQGTVKWFNDAKGYGFITTDEGKDVFVHFSAITMDGFKSLAEGQRVEFDITQGQKGEQAVNVSRI, encoded by the coding sequence TTGAGTCTTCAGGGAACGGTCAAATGGTTCAACGATGCAAAGGGTTACGGTTTTATCACCACCGATGAGGGCAAGGATGTCTTCGTCCATTTCAGCGCCATCACCATGGATGGCTTCAAAAGCCTCGCCGAGGGACAGCGGGTGGAGTTCGACATCACCCAGGGACAGAAGGGCGAGCAGGCCGTCAACGTCAGTCGTATCTAG
- a CDS encoding cold-shock protein, translating into MTTKGTVKWFNETKGYGFVTTDEGKDVFIHFSAIAMDGFKTLAEGQRVEFEITQGQKGPQASNVVKI; encoded by the coding sequence TTGACAACAAAGGGTACAGTTAAGTGGTTCAACGAGACGAAGGGCTACGGCTTTGTCACCACCGACGAGGGCAAAGACGTTTTCATCCACTTCAGCGCCATCGCTATGGATGGATTCAAGACCCTCGCCGAGGGTCAGCGGGTGGAGTTCGAGATCACCCAGGGACAGAAGGGCCCTCAGGCCTCCAACGTCGTCAAGATCTAA
- a CDS encoding ISNCY family transposase, giving the protein MKTKEARRLGLVEEAVAGNLTVQEVADRLGLSRRQVFRLKRRYREEGAQGLLHKGRGKPSRRRISQETRDFVVSLAKGLYRDTSCQHMAELLAEEHDLVLSAKSIARFLRAENLSLVHRHRAPKRRSRRVRRSRRGDLVQMDASPFDWFEIGERCTLHGVIDDATGEVLGLWMARNECLFGYFRVLRQMLDRHGVPRELYADRHTIFLSPKSEKLTIKEELEDSAPVTQFGRALEALGTRYVPAGSPQAKGRIERLWGTLQDRLVVAFRRAGVKTIEEANVLLAAYPGEVHNPRFARPPAEGASAFLPPPDGPALDLLLTRQTDRKASGDSTISLDGKQYALIGPRRRPLLLARGQAVKVIEKLDGKLLALVHDGLYDLAAVDKEPPATPPPVIETKTGTPCKTKKQRKPAADHPWRQNPAPPAAAVGTEQGTGSPP; this is encoded by the coding sequence ATGAAGACAAAAGAAGCAAGGCGCTTGGGGTTGGTGGAAGAGGCTGTCGCGGGCAACCTGACGGTTCAGGAGGTGGCCGATCGGCTCGGTCTGAGCCGCCGTCAGGTCTTTCGGCTCAAACGACGCTACCGGGAAGAAGGAGCGCAGGGGCTCCTGCACAAGGGACGAGGCAAACCGTCCCGGCGCAGAATCTCTCAGGAGACACGGGATTTCGTCGTCAGTCTGGCCAAGGGTCTTTACAGGGATACGAGCTGTCAGCACATGGCCGAACTCCTTGCCGAAGAGCATGATCTCGTGCTGAGCGCCAAGAGCATCGCCCGTTTCCTTCGCGCGGAGAACCTGTCCCTCGTTCATCGCCACCGGGCCCCGAAGCGGCGTTCCCGCAGGGTCCGACGGTCCCGACGAGGCGATCTGGTCCAGATGGACGCCTCTCCTTTCGATTGGTTCGAGATCGGTGAGCGTTGCACTCTCCACGGCGTGATTGACGATGCCACAGGAGAGGTCCTCGGTCTGTGGATGGCCAGGAATGAGTGCCTCTTCGGCTACTTCCGCGTGCTCCGTCAGATGCTTGATCGCCACGGCGTGCCTCGCGAGCTTTACGCCGACCGCCACACCATCTTCCTTTCTCCCAAGTCGGAAAAACTGACGATCAAGGAGGAGCTGGAGGACTCGGCGCCTGTAACCCAGTTCGGCCGCGCTCTGGAGGCTCTCGGAACTCGCTATGTCCCTGCAGGGTCTCCCCAGGCGAAGGGGCGGATCGAAAGGCTCTGGGGAACTCTTCAGGATCGTCTCGTCGTCGCCTTCCGACGGGCCGGAGTGAAAACGATCGAAGAGGCCAACGTCCTGCTCGCCGCCTACCCGGGAGAGGTCCATAACCCGAGGTTCGCTCGTCCTCCCGCAGAGGGGGCATCTGCCTTTCTCCCTCCGCCGGACGGCCCCGCTCTCGATCTCCTCCTGACTCGCCAGACCGACCGGAAGGCCTCGGGAGACTCGACGATTTCCCTCGACGGAAAACAGTACGCCCTGATAGGCCCCCGCAGACGCCCCCTGCTTCTTGCCAGAGGACAGGCGGTCAAGGTCATCGAGAAGCTCGACGGGAAACTCCTGGCTCTTGTCCATGACGGGCTCTACGATCTCGCAGCCGTCGACAAAGAGCCCCCTGCGACTCCCCCGCCTGTCATCGAGACGAAGACAGGCACTCCATGCAAAACGAAGAAGCAGAGGAAGCCGGCGGCAGACCATCCCTGGCGACAGAATCCCGCTCCTCCTGCCGCGGCGGTCGGCACCGAGCAAGGGACGGGTTCCCCTCCCTAA
- a CDS encoding ISNCY family transposase, with translation MKTKEARRLGLVEEAVAGNLTVQEVADRLGLSRRQVFRLKRRYREEGAQGLLHKGRGKPSRRRISQETRDFVVSLAKGLYRDTSCQHMAELLAEEHDLVLSAKSIARFLRAENLSLVHRHRAPKRRSRRVRRSRRGDLVQMDASPFDWFEIGERCTLHGVIDDATGEVLGLWMARNECLFGYFRVLRQMLDRHGVPRELYADRHTIFLSPKSEKLTIKEELEDSAPVTQFGRALEALGTRYVPAGSPQAKGRIERLWGTLQDRLVVAFRRAGVKTIEEANVLLAAYPGEVHNPRFARPPAEGASAFLPPPDGPALDLLLTRQTDRKASGDSTISLDGKQYSLIGPRRRPLLLARGQAVKVIEKLDGKLLALVHDGLYDLAAVDKEPPATPPPVIETKTGTPCKTKKQRKPAADHPWRQNPAPPAAAVGSEQGTGSPP, from the coding sequence ATGAAGACAAAAGAAGCAAGGCGCTTGGGGTTGGTGGAAGAGGCTGTCGCGGGCAACCTGACGGTTCAGGAGGTGGCCGATCGGCTCGGTCTGAGCCGCCGTCAGGTCTTTCGGCTCAAACGACGCTACCGGGAAGAAGGAGCGCAGGGGCTCCTGCACAAGGGACGAGGCAAACCGTCCCGGCGCAGAATCTCTCAGGAGACACGGGATTTCGTCGTCAGTCTGGCCAAGGGTCTTTACAGGGATACGAGCTGTCAGCACATGGCCGAACTCCTTGCCGAAGAGCATGATCTCGTGCTGAGCGCCAAGAGCATCGCCCGTTTCCTTCGCGCGGAGAACCTGTCCCTCGTTCATCGCCACCGGGCCCCGAAGCGGCGTTCCCGCAGGGTCCGACGGTCCCGACGAGGCGATCTGGTCCAGATGGACGCCTCTCCTTTCGATTGGTTCGAGATCGGTGAGCGTTGCACTCTCCACGGCGTGATTGACGATGCCACAGGAGAGGTCCTCGGTCTGTGGATGGCCAGGAATGAGTGCCTCTTCGGCTACTTCCGCGTGCTCCGTCAGATGCTTGATCGCCACGGCGTGCCTCGCGAGCTTTACGCCGACCGCCACACCATCTTCCTTTCTCCCAAGTCGGAAAAACTGACGATCAAGGAGGAGCTGGAGGACTCGGCGCCTGTAACCCAGTTCGGCCGCGCTCTGGAGGCTCTCGGAACTCGCTATGTCCCTGCAGGGTCTCCCCAGGCGAAGGGGCGGATCGAAAGGCTCTGGGGAACTCTTCAGGATCGTCTCGTCGTCGCCTTCCGACGGGCCGGAGTGAAAACGATCGAAGAGGCCAACGTCCTGCTCGCCGCCTACCCGGGAGAGGTCCATAACCCGAGGTTCGCTCGTCCTCCCGCAGAGGGGGCATCTGCCTTTCTCCCTCCGCCGGACGGACCCGCTCTCGATCTCCTCCTGACTCGCCAGACCGACCGGAAGGCCTCGGGAGACTCGACGATTTCCCTCGACGGAAAACAGTACTCCCTGATAGGCCCCCGCAGACGCCCCCTGCTTCTTGCCAGAGGACAGGCGGTCAAGGTCATCGAGAAGCTCGACGGGAAACTCCTGGCTCTTGTCCATGACGGGCTCTACGATCTCGCAGCCGTCGACAAAGAGCCCCCTGCGACTCCCCCGCCTGTCATCGAGACGAAGACAGGCACTCCATGCAAAACGAAGAAGCAGAGGAAGCCGGCGGCAGACCATCCCTGGCGACAGAATCCCGCTCCTCCTGCCGCGGCGGTCGGCTCCGAGCAAGGGACGGGTTCCCCTCCCTAG
- a CDS encoding SurA N-terminal domain-containing protein, giving the protein MRMLRTQIKWIMLSVAVVFVLSLLFMYGPMGGRDEGASRDYAVATADGKKIMRSTLEEGLQEAVERSENREVTSADLPLLRKSVLENIVLTMELEKEAKARGVKIDEGEIDKVLDDIKEQFPTIEAFNQYLTRMGIEMKALRENIALQLAQQKVLEGELASVLVGEGEVQEFYDKTKEVFFRRPEGFNLNIAHVRKAESAAEIASRIRDDGGWDAGLALLSADVADHTPYEEPFFVAAEALQGPFAEIRAAGVDSLVGPIAVASDDFVLVLKREALAGRILPLEEVSGDISSLLLSQRRSEAQQTFFKGLLERARLTIHDEALFAVPEKPREPEAEEAAGVSSVDEPASEVSVSEDIPSEGESDKTE; this is encoded by the coding sequence ATGCGTATGTTGAGAACACAGATCAAGTGGATCATGTTGAGTGTCGCCGTCGTTTTCGTCCTGTCCCTTCTTTTCATGTACGGTCCCATGGGGGGCCGAGACGAGGGAGCCTCCCGGGATTATGCCGTCGCCACCGCTGACGGGAAGAAGATCATGCGCTCCACTCTCGAAGAGGGGCTCCAGGAGGCCGTCGAGCGCTCGGAGAATAGGGAGGTAACCTCTGCCGACCTTCCTCTGCTCCGCAAGTCCGTCCTGGAGAACATCGTCTTGACCATGGAGCTCGAGAAAGAGGCCAAGGCCAGGGGCGTCAAAATCGACGAGGGCGAGATCGACAAGGTCCTGGACGACATCAAGGAGCAGTTTCCCACGATCGAGGCCTTCAATCAGTACCTGACGCGTATGGGCATCGAGATGAAGGCCCTCCGCGAGAATATCGCCCTTCAGCTGGCCCAGCAGAAGGTGCTCGAGGGGGAACTTGCGTCGGTCCTGGTCGGCGAAGGAGAGGTTCAGGAATTCTACGACAAGACGAAGGAGGTCTTCTTCCGTCGCCCCGAGGGCTTCAACCTCAACATCGCCCACGTGAGAAAGGCTGAGAGCGCCGCTGAGATTGCCAGCCGGATTCGCGATGACGGCGGCTGGGATGCCGGTCTGGCCCTCCTCTCGGCCGATGTGGCCGATCATACCCCCTACGAGGAGCCCTTCTTCGTCGCCGCCGAGGCTCTACAGGGCCCCTTTGCCGAGATCAGGGCGGCCGGAGTGGACAGCCTGGTCGGTCCCATCGCCGTCGCCAGCGACGATTTCGTCCTCGTCCTCAAGCGGGAGGCCCTTGCCGGTCGGATCCTTCCCCTGGAAGAGGTCAGCGGCGACATTTCCAGCCTTCTCCTCTCACAACGCCGCAGCGAGGCCCAGCAGACCTTCTTCAAGGGGCTTTTGGAGAGGGCTCGACTCACCATTCACGACGAGGCCCTCTTCGCCGTTCCCGAAAAACCCCGGGAGCCTGAGGCCGAAGAGGCGGCGGGAGTGTCTTCCGTCGACGAGCCCGCATCGGAGGTCTCCGTGTCGGAGGATATCCCCTCTGAGGGCGAGTCGGACAAGACGGAATAG
- a CDS encoding DNA polymerase, whose amino-acid sequence MEKKTLLLVDGHGLAYRGHYALPELTAPDGRPTSAIVGFFNMFFKIVEQRRPDDVVVIFDAPSPTFRHDAYEDYKGTRKPTPEALKVQIPLIRELLDLAGFCVHEEAGLEADDILAATAREAARSGMEVLVLTADKDLLQILAPSISIFRPHKGVSSFTLYDADLFRLEYGFEPPLMADYLALVGDSADNIPGVAGIGDKSARQLLTRYGGVEEILAHLDELPSGQAKKLREGSEAARASLALTRLRFEGALSPERLCRNRGDGAKLALRCGELGLQKLLDRFGLPPENPLPTPSSPQEGKRREVAEEELFGEASLILLRGKETLLLGDGRGRYCRFVRPSRALLDWLEGGEILTWDYKELCRLLPEELRPRKVWDLRIVDYLLHPDGGGRSLASVLGGEIDDEISLPSALRERREVLDPLLDGGLRTLMEGIDLPLSPVLARMEERGIGLDRSGLVELSRQLEERIALIEEEIAAKTGRKVNINSPKQVGELLFDVLGLPPLKKTKTGYSTDVSVLEELASLPDGRGEIPALIVEHREGAKMLSAFVTPLLSIGEGPRAVVHSTFEQTTTATGRLSSRDPNLQNLPVFGHWAAKLRRCLVPGEEGHLFVAADYSQIELRVLAHYCGDRRLREAFAEGRDIHGETARSLFSFSSSGEISAEDRRRAKVINFGLLYGMSAFGLGRRLAIGRAEAQEIVDRYFAAFPLVADYLRSSVEEARKRGYTETLFGRRRPLDEVSTVEGRGGGALQRVAVNTPIQGTAADIAKVAMIRFSEAVAEKGREWPLVLQVHDSLVCQCPRSEADEAERTLVQVMERAFPLSVPLVATPKRGCSLAEI is encoded by the coding sequence TTGGAAAAGAAAACGCTGCTTCTCGTCGACGGCCATGGCCTCGCCTACCGGGGACACTACGCCCTTCCGGAACTGACGGCCCCTGACGGCCGTCCCACGAGCGCCATCGTCGGATTCTTCAACATGTTTTTCAAGATCGTCGAACAGAGGCGGCCCGATGACGTCGTCGTCATCTTCGATGCCCCCTCGCCGACTTTCCGCCATGACGCCTACGAGGACTACAAGGGGACGAGGAAGCCGACGCCGGAGGCGCTGAAAGTTCAGATCCCTCTCATCAGAGAGCTGCTCGATCTGGCCGGTTTCTGCGTCCACGAAGAGGCCGGACTCGAGGCCGACGACATCCTCGCCGCCACGGCCCGAGAAGCCGCCCGTTCGGGGATGGAGGTCCTGGTCCTGACGGCCGACAAGGACCTGCTTCAGATTCTCGCCCCTTCCATTTCCATTTTCCGCCCTCACAAGGGGGTCAGCTCCTTCACGCTCTACGATGCCGACCTCTTCCGCCTGGAGTACGGCTTCGAGCCCCCTCTCATGGCCGATTATCTGGCCCTCGTCGGAGACAGTGCCGACAATATTCCCGGAGTGGCCGGCATCGGCGACAAGTCGGCCCGTCAGCTTCTGACCCGCTATGGGGGCGTCGAGGAGATCCTGGCCCATCTTGACGAATTGCCCTCGGGCCAGGCGAAAAAGCTGCGGGAGGGCTCCGAGGCGGCTCGCGCGAGTCTGGCGCTGACGCGCCTGCGCTTCGAGGGGGCCCTGAGCCCGGAGCGCCTCTGCCGCAACAGGGGCGACGGCGCGAAACTCGCCCTCCGCTGCGGCGAGCTGGGCCTCCAGAAACTTCTCGATCGCTTCGGCCTCCCTCCGGAAAATCCTTTGCCGACCCCCTCCTCCCCTCAGGAGGGAAAGAGGAGGGAGGTGGCCGAAGAAGAGCTCTTCGGCGAGGCCTCTCTGATCCTTCTCAGGGGAAAAGAGACGCTCCTCCTCGGCGACGGCAGGGGACGTTACTGCCGCTTCGTCCGACCCTCCAGGGCCCTTCTCGACTGGCTAGAAGGGGGGGAGATCCTGACGTGGGATTACAAGGAGCTCTGCCGTCTCCTCCCCGAAGAGCTCCGTCCCCGCAAGGTCTGGGACCTGAGGATCGTCGACTATCTCCTCCATCCCGATGGAGGAGGGCGCTCCCTCGCTTCCGTTCTGGGAGGGGAGATCGACGACGAGATCTCCCTTCCCTCGGCTCTGAGAGAGAGGCGGGAGGTGCTCGATCCCCTTCTCGACGGAGGGCTGAGGACCCTCATGGAGGGCATCGATCTTCCCCTTTCTCCTGTCCTTGCCCGGATGGAGGAGCGGGGCATCGGTCTCGACCGATCGGGCCTGGTCGAGCTCTCCCGCCAGCTGGAGGAGAGGATCGCCCTCATCGAGGAGGAGATCGCCGCCAAGACCGGCAGGAAAGTCAACATCAACTCGCCCAAACAGGTCGGCGAACTCCTTTTCGACGTCCTCGGCCTGCCTCCCCTTAAAAAAACGAAGACGGGCTACTCGACGGATGTCTCCGTCCTTGAAGAGCTGGCCTCCCTTCCCGACGGAAGGGGAGAGATCCCGGCCCTCATCGTCGAACACAGGGAGGGGGCGAAAATGCTCTCGGCTTTCGTCACCCCTCTTTTGTCCATCGGCGAGGGGCCAAGGGCCGTCGTTCACTCCACCTTCGAACAGACGACGACGGCCACCGGTCGCCTCTCGAGCCGCGATCCCAACCTGCAGAATCTCCCCGTCTTCGGCCACTGGGCGGCGAAGCTCCGTCGCTGCCTCGTCCCGGGCGAAGAGGGACATCTTTTCGTGGCCGCCGACTACTCCCAGATCGAACTGCGCGTCCTGGCCCATTACTGCGGAGATCGCCGTCTCAGGGAGGCCTTCGCCGAGGGACGGGACATTCACGGCGAGACGGCCCGCTCTCTTTTTTCCTTCTCCTCCTCCGGGGAAATCTCGGCCGAGGATCGGCGCCGGGCCAAGGTGATCAACTTCGGCCTCCTCTACGGGATGAGCGCCTTCGGCCTGGGACGGCGCCTTGCCATCGGTCGCGCCGAGGCCCAGGAGATCGTCGACCGCTACTTCGCCGCCTTTCCCCTCGTGGCCGACTATCTCCGGTCCAGCGTCGAAGAGGCCAGAAAAAGAGGGTACACGGAGACCCTCTTCGGCAGGAGGCGTCCCCTCGACGAAGTCTCCACCGTCGAGGGGAGGGGGGGCGGCGCCCTCCAACGCGTCGCCGTCAACACGCCCATCCAGGGGACGGCGGCCGATATCGCCAAGGTGGCCATGATCCGTTTCAGCGAGGCCGTCGCCGAAAAAGGGAGGGAGTGGCCTCTCGTCCTTCAGGTCCACGACTCCCTCGTCTGTCAGTGTCCCCGGTCGGAGGCCGATGAGGCGGAGCGGACCCTCGTCCAGGTCATGGAGAGGGCGTTCCCGCTCTCTGTCCCCCTGGTGGCGACTCCAAAGCGAGGATGCTCTCTGGCTGAGATCTAA
- the gltX gene encoding glutamate--tRNA ligase, whose amino-acid sequence MMEKVRVRFAPSPTGALHIGGAHTALFNWLWARRMGGRFVLRIEDTDRQRSTKEFERTILAGMNWLGLDWDEGPDCGGDYGPYRQSERLEIYRRHAEALVEKGLAYREGEAIVHHVPQDQTVRFDDMVYGPIEIKSETIKDTVLIKSDGMPTYNFAVVVDDYTMDINYVIRGEDHIINTPKQILLYEALGWKLPRFAHLPMILGEDKKKLSKRQGATSVYDYRDLGYIPEGIFNFLALLGWSAGENREIFDREEATSLFDLRQVAKRKAVFDMKKLGFVNQEHLKRLAPSRKLALVEPFWKALSVDASPFDETYLLRSLDLLEGRGQTLEEMARYSDFFLSFEPVKARYDGGDLDETLKVRLRPFFEALTTTERWDHDSMAERARLWAAEEGLKLKDLAMPLRWALTGRKVSPGIFEVAVHLGREEVRRRLRHYGLLSL is encoded by the coding sequence ATGATGGAGAAGGTTCGCGTTCGCTTCGCCCCGAGCCCGACGGGGGCCCTTCACATCGGAGGGGCTCACACTGCCCTTTTCAACTGGCTCTGGGCCAGGCGGATGGGGGGCCGGTTCGTGCTCCGCATCGAAGATACGGACCGTCAGCGTTCCACGAAGGAGTTCGAGAGGACCATCCTGGCCGGAATGAACTGGCTCGGCCTCGACTGGGACGAGGGCCCCGACTGCGGCGGCGATTACGGCCCCTACCGCCAGTCGGAGCGGCTCGAGATCTACCGGCGCCACGCCGAAGCCCTGGTGGAAAAGGGGCTGGCCTATCGGGAGGGAGAGGCCATCGTTCACCATGTGCCCCAGGACCAGACGGTCCGCTTCGACGACATGGTCTACGGCCCCATCGAGATCAAAAGCGAGACGATCAAGGATACGGTCCTGATCAAAAGCGACGGGATGCCGACGTATAACTTCGCCGTCGTCGTCGACGACTACACCATGGACATCAACTACGTCATCCGCGGCGAGGACCACATCATCAACACGCCCAAGCAGATCCTTCTCTACGAGGCCCTGGGCTGGAAACTCCCCCGCTTCGCTCACCTGCCCATGATCCTCGGCGAGGACAAGAAAAAGCTCTCCAAGCGACAGGGGGCGACGAGCGTCTACGACTACCGGGATCTGGGCTACATCCCCGAGGGCATTTTCAACTTCCTGGCCCTTCTGGGCTGGTCGGCAGGGGAAAACAGGGAGATTTTCGACAGGGAAGAGGCCACCTCCCTCTTCGACCTCCGCCAGGTCGCGAAGCGGAAGGCCGTCTTCGACATGAAGAAGCTGGGCTTCGTCAACCAGGAGCACCTCAAAAGACTCGCCCCCTCCCGGAAACTGGCCCTCGTCGAGCCCTTCTGGAAGGCCCTTTCCGTCGACGCCTCCCCCTTCGACGAGACCTATCTCCTCCGTTCCCTCGACCTCCTCGAGGGACGGGGACAGACCCTGGAGGAGATGGCCCGGTACAGCGACTTTTTCCTCTCCTTCGAGCCCGTCAAGGCCCGCTACGACGGGGGAGATCTCGACGAGACCCTCAAGGTCCGCCTCCGCCCCTTTTTCGAGGCTCTGACGACGACGGAGCGCTGGGATCACGACTCCATGGCCGAACGGGCCCGCCTGTGGGCCGCCGAGGAGGGGCTGAAGCTCAAGGACCTGGCCATGCCTCTCCGGTGGGCCCTGACGGGACGGAAGGTCAGCCCCGGCATTTTCGAGGTGGCCGTCCACCTCGGTCGAGAGGAAGTCCGCCGTCGGCTTCGCCACTACGGACTCCTTTCCCTGTAG
- a CDS encoding asparaginase domain-containing protein, with protein MKSVTAVLTGGTIGSAVGAGGAFPDGGRSSELRSQLERFFSDGDISVSFRYPWGEKGLDSSNLQPWHWIDLTRLVVAELEGGAQGILLLHGTDTMAYTSAWLSLALGDVDRPVILTGSQLTLDSVPDDVTVNLRGAALVAASSLPGVWVYFNWKLFRGDRAHKARALHPDAFVASGGSPLYFTPDRIGSFAPVTAPSPWRRPRELDGLLLREEEVRALRGSLAWISAAPGLRPHFSGREKVLLVLGLGAGNASTLLIEEIDSFWQGREKPFVLACSLAEGDEKKPDVYDDVGLASLARRGFPLWSQGDYPLEMIHALAWFSLMGAPEDRASVFSRYLRRL; from the coding sequence GTGAAATCCGTCACGGCCGTTCTCACGGGGGGAACGATCGGCAGTGCCGTCGGTGCGGGCGGCGCTTTTCCCGACGGAGGGCGCTCTTCGGAACTCCGATCCCAGCTGGAGCGCTTCTTCTCCGACGGGGATATTTCCGTCTCTTTCCGCTATCCCTGGGGGGAGAAGGGGCTGGACAGCTCGAACCTTCAACCCTGGCACTGGATCGATCTGACCCGCCTCGTCGTCGCCGAACTCGAAGGGGGAGCGCAGGGCATCCTCCTCCTGCACGGGACGGATACCATGGCCTACACGTCGGCGTGGCTCAGCCTGGCCCTGGGCGACGTCGATCGCCCCGTCATCCTCACCGGCAGCCAGCTCACCCTCGACAGCGTCCCCGACGACGTGACCGTCAACCTCAGAGGCGCGGCTCTCGTGGCCGCCTCGTCTCTCCCCGGCGTCTGGGTCTACTTCAACTGGAAGCTTTTTCGGGGCGACAGGGCCCACAAGGCCCGGGCCCTTCACCCCGATGCCTTCGTCGCCTCCGGAGGAAGCCCCCTTTATTTCACCCCCGATCGGATCGGAAGCTTCGCCCCTGTGACGGCCCCATCTCCCTGGCGCAGGCCTCGCGAGCTGGACGGTCTTCTCCTCCGTGAGGAGGAGGTGAGGGCCCTTCGCGGCTCTCTCGCCTGGATTTCCGCCGCTCCCGGCCTGAGGCCTCATTTCTCGGGAAGGGAGAAGGTCCTCCTCGTTTTGGGCCTCGGCGCCGGCAACGCCTCGACGCTCCTCATCGAGGAAATCGATTCCTTCTGGCAGGGGAGGGAGAAACCCTTCGTCCTGGCGTGCAGCCTCGCCGAGGGCGACGAAAAAAAGCCCGACGTCTACGATGACGTCGGGCTTGCCTCCCTGGCTCGAAGGGGATTCCCCCTCTGGTCTCAGGGCGACTATCCCCTCGAGATGATCCACGCCCTTGCCTGGTTCTCCCTCATGGGGGCTCCGGAAGATCGGGCGTCGGTTTTCTCCCGCTACCTGCGACGCCTCTGA
- a CDS encoding 4Fe-4S binding protein — translation MSTFFFLLRRALAKMETHPFPFPHMPDSLTEALMAVQGGTMDIHAPSETPERLVGRLAHSRSRCKGCGTCISVCPCGAVTLSDETGKIDVDLARCCLCLQCVEACPLSALSVTDEFLFSTTDREGLRPSDEEPRQPRDERDLWALGEERP, via the coding sequence ATGTCGACCTTTTTTTTCCTGCTCCGACGGGCTCTGGCGAAGATGGAAACGCATCCCTTTCCCTTTCCGCACATGCCCGACAGCCTGACGGAGGCCCTGATGGCCGTCCAGGGTGGGACGATGGATATTCACGCCCCTTCGGAGACGCCGGAGCGCCTCGTGGGGCGTCTTGCCCACAGCCGTTCGCGCTGCAAGGGGTGCGGCACCTGCATCTCCGTCTGCCCCTGCGGCGCTGTGACCCTTTCCGACGAGACGGGAAAGATCGACGTCGATTTGGCCCGCTGCTGCCTCTGCCTTCAGTGTGTCGAGGCCTGTCCCCTTTCGGCCCTTTCCGTCACCGACGAATTTCTCTTTTCGACGACGGACCGGGAAGGCCTTCGTCCTTCTGACGAGGAGCCCCGACAGCCCCGCGACGAAAGGGACCTCTGGGCTCTCGGAGAGGAGCGGCCGTGA